From a region of the Pecten maximus chromosome 18, xPecMax1.1, whole genome shotgun sequence genome:
- the LOC117316540 gene encoding orexin receptor type 2-like isoform X2 encodes MNETISGDNSTASNDTEKQCHTWLADELPSFSNVTLEDLNSQLVRRNIGGICLLSVFVVIGLIGNIHVLYIYLRQFRTSNYKVYVLYLAIMDVINCTVVAPLVITYLFFPMTYPSVVLCKAFRFCLYLFSIASTSSMVVIAIDRHRKICSPLGPQFTIRKAKLLCVGSFVFSIILSWPATILYGLSSIETGIPGMQTGYRCYTHDDYKGSMYQVVFHLILTLYFIAVTTLLIIAYIKIGRHIHAHRKFQSSIRRMSARSEQEIKMATGNAARKTTWTLCAVTIVYILCALPHHTLALLIFINKNFDCELSLLGSQIYYTFIWSYFANSVVNPFIYGIRDRKFRFEFRNMYRR; translated from the coding sequence ATGAATGAAACAATTTCTGGAGACAATTCAACGGCGAGCAATGATACCGAAAAACAATGCCATACTTGGCTCGCGGATGAACTCCCGTCATTCAGTAATGTGACGTTGGAAGACCTCAACAGTCAATTGGTGCGGAGGAATATCGGCGGTATCTGCCTCCTGTCTGTCTTTGTTGTAATTGGTCTCATCGGAAATATTCACGTTCTGTACATTTATTTACGACAATTCCGGACGTCCAACTATAAAGTATATGTCCTGTATCTAGCCATCATGGACGTTATTAATTGCACAGTGGTAGCGCCACTTGTGATAACATACCTGTTCTTTCCAATGACATACCCGTCGGTTGTGTTATGCAAGGCATTCCGCTTCTGTCTGTACCTGTTTTCCATCGCTTCCACGTCATCTATGGTTGTGATAGCCATCGACCGCCACAGAAAAATATGCAGCCCCCTTGGTCCACAATTTACTATAAGGAAGGCTAAACTTTTGTGTGTCGGAAGTTTTGTGTTTTCAATCATTCTTTCTTGGCCAGCTACCATATTATACGGACTTAGCTCAATAGAAACAGGGATTCCAGGGATGCAGACTGGCTATAGATGTTACACACACGATGATTACAAAGGTTCCATGTATCAAGTTGTGTTCCATTTAATCCTTACACTGTATTTTATCGCTGTTACTACGCTACTTATAATAGCTTACATTAAAATCGGCCGTCATATACACGCTCACAGAAAGTTTCAATCTAGTATCCGACGGATGTCTGCTAGATCGGAACAAGAAATTAAAATGGCCACCGGAAATGCTGCTCGTAAAACTACCTGGACATTGTGCGCTGTAACCATAGTTTACATACTGTGTGCGTTACCACATCACACGCTAGCGTTACTgatatttatcaacaaaaacttTGACTGTGAATTGTCCTTGTTAGGATCTcaaatatattacacatttatcTGGTCCTACTTTGCAAATAGTGTTGTGAATCCTTTCATATACGGTATCAGAGACCGGAAGTTTAGATTTGAATTTCGTAATATGTACAGACGATAA
- the LOC117316540 gene encoding neuropeptide FF receptor 2-like isoform X1: MQDMNETISGDNSTASNDTEKQCHTWLADELPSFSNVTLEDLNSQLVRRNIGGICLLSVFVVIGLIGNIHVLYIYLRQFRTSNYKVYVLYLAIMDVINCTVVAPLVITYLFFPMTYPSVVLCKAFRFCLYLFSIASTSSMVVIAIDRHRKICSPLGPQFTIRKAKLLCVGSFVFSIILSWPATILYGLSSIETGIPGMQTGYRCYTHDDYKGSMYQVVFHLILTLYFIAVTTLLIIAYIKIGRHIHAHRKFQSSIRRMSARSEQEIKMATGNAARKTTWTLCAVTIVYILCALPHHTLALLIFINKNFDCELSLLGSQIYYTFIWSYFANSVVNPFIYGIRDRKFRFEFRNMYRR; this comes from the coding sequence ATATGAATGAAACAATTTCTGGAGACAATTCAACGGCGAGCAATGATACCGAAAAACAATGCCATACTTGGCTCGCGGATGAACTCCCGTCATTCAGTAATGTGACGTTGGAAGACCTCAACAGTCAATTGGTGCGGAGGAATATCGGCGGTATCTGCCTCCTGTCTGTCTTTGTTGTAATTGGTCTCATCGGAAATATTCACGTTCTGTACATTTATTTACGACAATTCCGGACGTCCAACTATAAAGTATATGTCCTGTATCTAGCCATCATGGACGTTATTAATTGCACAGTGGTAGCGCCACTTGTGATAACATACCTGTTCTTTCCAATGACATACCCGTCGGTTGTGTTATGCAAGGCATTCCGCTTCTGTCTGTACCTGTTTTCCATCGCTTCCACGTCATCTATGGTTGTGATAGCCATCGACCGCCACAGAAAAATATGCAGCCCCCTTGGTCCACAATTTACTATAAGGAAGGCTAAACTTTTGTGTGTCGGAAGTTTTGTGTTTTCAATCATTCTTTCTTGGCCAGCTACCATATTATACGGACTTAGCTCAATAGAAACAGGGATTCCAGGGATGCAGACTGGCTATAGATGTTACACACACGATGATTACAAAGGTTCCATGTATCAAGTTGTGTTCCATTTAATCCTTACACTGTATTTTATCGCTGTTACTACGCTACTTATAATAGCTTACATTAAAATCGGCCGTCATATACACGCTCACAGAAAGTTTCAATCTAGTATCCGACGGATGTCTGCTAGATCGGAACAAGAAATTAAAATGGCCACCGGAAATGCTGCTCGTAAAACTACCTGGACATTGTGCGCTGTAACCATAGTTTACATACTGTGTGCGTTACCACATCACACGCTAGCGTTACTgatatttatcaacaaaaacttTGACTGTGAATTGTCCTTGTTAGGATCTcaaatatattacacatttatcTGGTCCTACTTTGCAAATAGTGTTGTGAATCCTTTCATATACGGTATCAGAGACCGGAAGTTTAGATTTGAATTTCGTAATATGTACAGACGATAA